A region of Dioscorea cayenensis subsp. rotundata cultivar TDr96_F1 chromosome 5, TDr96_F1_v2_PseudoChromosome.rev07_lg8_w22 25.fasta, whole genome shotgun sequence DNA encodes the following proteins:
- the LOC120262443 gene encoding fasciclin-like arabinogalactan protein 2, producing MAHSLLPMAATCLLLLTFLPSSSEAHNITKILAQHPEFSTFNHYLTITHLATEIDRRLTITVLAVDNSGMSSILAKHFTLPTLKNVLRLHILVDYYGAKKLHQLTGGSATASSMFQATGDAPGTSGYVNISDHHGGKVSFSAIDDAEGDAPATPSSMFVKSIKEMPYNISIIQISAPLTSPIAEAPAAAPAPINITESMKKKGCGLFADLLLSTPDVEKTFESNVDGGLTIFCPIDSAVKSFMPKFKNLTSEAKQSLLLFHGYPVYNSLQGLKTNNGLVPTLATDGGGKSFRFTIQTEGADITLKTKAITATIKSTIIDQDPCAIYTIDKVLEPHELFKEVQTDAPAPAPAHAAKSHKGKNAASPPAPADGPDSAPADDKAADDNAGIVLSSGRFLTATAAVLVVLMV from the coding sequence ATGGCGCATTCACTGCTGCCAATGGCCGCCACTTGCTTACTACTACTCACATTCCTTCCTTCTTCCTCAGAGGCTCACAACATCACCAAGATCTTAGCCCAGCACCCAGAGTTCTCCACCTTCAACCACTACCTCACCATCACTCACCTCGCAACCGAGATCGACCGCCGCCTCACCATCACTGTCCTCGCCGTCGACAACTCCGGCATGTCCTCCATCCTCGCCAAACACTTCACTCTCCCCACCCTCAAGAACGTCCTCCGTCTCCACATCCTCGTCGACTACTACGGCGCTAAGAAACTCCACCAACTCACCGGCGGTTCCGCCACCGCTTCCTCCATGTTTCAAGCCACAGGTGACGCTCCCGGTACCTCCGGCTACGTCAACATCTCCGACCACCACGGTGGCAAGGTCTCCTTCTCCGCCATCGACGACGCCGAGGGTGACGCCCCTGCGACCCCTTCTTCAATGTTCGTCAAATCCATCAAAGAAATGCCTTACAACATCTCAATCATCCAGATCTCCGCCCCTCTGACCTCCCCCATCGCTGAAGCTCCGGCCGCCGCCCCAGCTCCGATCAACATCACcgaatccatgaagaagaagggATGCGGCCTCTTCGCGGATCTCCTCCTCTCCACCCCCGACGTCGAGAAGACCTTCGAATCCAACGTCGACGGCGGCCTCACCATCTTCTGCCCCATCGACTCCGCCGTCAAATCATTCATGCCTAAATTCAAAAACCTCACCTCTGAAGCCAAGCAATCTCTCCTCCTTTTCCATGGCTACCCCGTCTACAACTCCCTCCAGGGTCTCAAAACCAACAACGGCCTCGTCCCCACTCTCGCCACCGACGGAGGCGGCAAGAGCTTCCGATTCACCATCCAGACCGAAGGCGCGGATATCACTCTCAAGACCAAGGCCATCACCGCCACCATCAAATCCACCATCATCGACCAAGATCCATGCGCCATTTACACCATTGATAAGGTTCTTGAGCCTCATGAGTTGTTCAAGGAGGTGCAAACCGACGCTCCGGCACCGGCGCCGGCTCATGCCGCTAAATCACATAAGGGTAAGAATGCCGCCTCCCCACCGGCTCCCGCCGATGGCCCTGACTCTGCTCCAGCTGATGATAAGGCCGCCGATGACAATGCCGGTATCGTCCTCAGCTCCGGCCGCTTCCTCACCGCCACCGCCGCCGTCCTCGTTGTGTTGATGGTTtag